The genomic DNA acacacatacaccccgAGTTCTCAATCCTAAGTACTGCGATGAAAGCAACGCTGACGGTAATTGGGTCCTATATTTATAGCGAAAGTTAGCCGACCGGCGGAGGTCataatcaatatttttttatcagtAAAGTTGGGatttgcttcactttttcTGGTCTGGTTTCTCTTCCCGCAAATCCGGCCGCTGATCCAATGCTCCGTTTATGCCTTTTTTGTTCAAGGAACATCCTGTAAGTAAGTAAGCTGGACCGAGGAGACCGAGTTTTAGACCCTTTTTTAGTCGAATCACTGTTTTTCAACATTTCACTTTAGCTCCGAGGGCATACGGTTAATCACGTTATCtccacacggacacacactcATTTAAATTCGGTCGAAAAGTTTCCTAATTCGATAATTGCCCAATTGAAAGGAGTTGTTTCAGCGTTGTACAAATAAACTTTACAGCACATTCAATTACGGATCATTTCGAGCACTGCCGGCGCTATCCTGCAGATGGTCAAACCGAGCTGGGAGACACACGAAATCACGAAACAAACGGGTCAAACAACAAgctgttttatttactttaagcATTAACCGACAGTTTTCGAACCGAAGCCCTTTTTAACAAGTTCTAATCCGAAGACTCAACACCCTtatctcgattttttttttgtttgcgtcgATTTGGTTTCGCCTCAATTGGGAAAAAGGGAATGTAATAAAAAGTTGTGCAAACAGAGTTACATTCGGCCCCGGTTCGGAACCGGTGCGCAAGTAGGCAAGTAAGCTTGGGCTGCGGGAAAACTTTGTGAATTCGTGCAAATCATGCCGTGGATGCGAGTGACTGACAAAGAGCTGACCAAACTGTATAGTTTCTCCCGTCCCTCGGCAAAGGAAAATCCCGGGAGGGTTTGTCCACAGCGTCTTGATTTGGCATTGGTCCCTCTTTGCCAAACTCCAAAGTGATAGCAACACGAGAGGATTATGCAagcgtgggtgtgtgtgtgtccaggGCGATGAGTTTAAGTGAAAAGTTGTTCCAAAACATGCTGGCTACTTTCCGAGAAACTTGACAAAACAACAGGCAAACAGATGATCTTGATTCGACACGGCTCTACACCGACGTTTACCTTAAACCCCCCTGCGTTGGCTTCTTATGTGGTTGATCTGTTGATCCTAAGTTTGTCCCGACGTCGGATGAGAGTGCAAAGATTTGGATGATTTGAAAGAAGTAAGAGTAGCGGCAACAAACAGCTCGCTTGTTGATTCTGGATCTGAATTTTTGGTGCGATAATTTCTCCTTTAAGGCGAAAGCAAGCGACAAAAGGTCTCATTAAGGCACTGGGCCATGCATCATGCGCAAATTGCACGTGAAGGACATTTTTCATTGCCAGCAAACGGTCATTAGAGCAAGCAAAATGGTCATCAAAATGCAGTGAAAGCCGGAGcgcaataataaaaaaaatactcaaaaCGGAACGAACGGTCTCCGGAAGCTGTTCCCGGAAATGGCGTGTGAATAATGAGCGTCCGTTCTTTTTTCGGTTACTTCCTAAAAGCATCGCAAACGACATCTTTTGATGGTAATTATTCTATTTTCTGAGCCTTGTTCTAGGCTGGATCATTATTCTGCATAATGATAGCAGGACTGATCGCTGGACAACGTTCTTGCTCTGAAAGGGAATTCTTCACTTAAGGCCCCCCTGTGCATCAACAAATTTTCTATTCAAATGTACGATCGAAACTGCACTCGTGTACACGCACCTTCAGCCAATCTTATCGCGCTGAACCAGCTGTGCCGCAGCGGCGTCGACTGCTTCGATGATATTTTAATACCGTTACCAAGTGCAACCCAACAACCCAACAGCCGGAGGAACAACAACATTGTCGCTGGCGTGTTATATaacaatcaaaataaattgtGTCCATTATGAATCTGGCCGGTAAGGTGGTGCTTATTACTGGTGCTAGCAGTGGCATCGGTGCAGCGGCCGCCCTAAAGTTCTCCCAGCTCGGTGCTTCGCTTGCGCTGAGCGGCCGCAAGGTGGACAATCTGAACGAGGTCGCCAAACAGTGTTCCGGAGCACCGTTCGTCGTTGCTGGGGACATTACGAAGGAGGCCGATACGGAGCGCATCCTGAAGGCGACCATCGAGAAGTACGGGAAGCTGGACGTGCTGGTCAACAAtgcgggcattatcgaaaccGGCACCATCGAAACGACCAGCCTGGAGCAGTTCGATCGGGTGATGAACACCAACATCCGGTCGGTGTACCATCTCACGATGCTGGCCGTACCGCATCTGATCGCATCGAAGGGCAACGTGGTGAACGTTTCGAGCGTGAACGGCATCCGATCGTTCCCGGGCGTGCTGGCGTACAACATCTCGAAGATTTCCGTCGATCAGTTTACGCGCTGCGTTGCGCTCGAGCTGGCGGCCAAAGGTGTGCGAGTGAACTGCGTCAATCCGGGCGTCACGGTTACCAACCTGCACAAGCGTGGCGGTATGGACGAGCAGACGTACGCCAAGTTCCTGGAGCATTCCAGAAACACGCACGCCATGGGTCGGCCGGGACAGGCATCGGAGGTGGCCGACGCTATCGTCTTCCTGGCCAGTGACGCTTCGTCGTTCATCACCGGCGCTAGCCTGCCGGTCGATGGTGGTCGTCATGCGATGTGTCCTCGCTAGAGGATCGCCGACCGTTATTTTGTaaggaaaaaaagtgcattCTCATCCATTATGATACAGTGATAAAAGTGTTTTACTTCGAATAAAACCGTTCGAATGATTGAAAGTATACTGTGTCGCCCTTAGTTCCGCTTTACCGAGGACACATGGCGTGTCTTCCGCCGTCCACGTTCAGCGTGACACCGGTGATGAAGCTGGCTTTATCCGACGCCAAAAAGGCAATAGTGCTGGCGACCTCTTCCGCCACACCCGGACGTCCCAGGGCGTGCGTTTGTTCACATTTCTTCAGGAAGGCGGCATACGCTTCCTCATCCATTCCACCGCGCTTGTGAATGTCCGTAATGATGACACCTGTGCAGGGAGAGACCAATTGCGGAAATGAATCTCACGTACCCTCAGATCGCGATCGCGCCAAAGCACCCTTACCCGGATTGACGGCATTCACGCGAACCTGCTTGGGGGCCAGCTCCAGTGCAGTGCAGCGCGTAAACTGGTCGATGGCTGCCTTCGACATACTGTACGCCAAAATGCCCGGGAACGATCGGTTTCCGGCCACGCTCGACAGGTTCACGATGTTGCCCTTGGTGGCTATCAGCAGCGGGACCGCCAGCATGGTCAGATGATACACGCCGCGGACGTTCGTGTTCATCAGCTCGTCGTACTGCTGCAAGCTCGTGTTCTCGATCGATCCATTGCCCAGTATGCCGGCATTGTTGACCAGCACGTCCAACTTTCCGTACTTGGCGACAATCTCGTCCAGCACGCGCTTATTGTCCTCCTCCTTCGTGACGTCCGCGACGATGAGCAGCGGTTTGTTCTTCGAAGCTTCCTCACACGCATCGCCCACCTTCTTCAGATTGGCCTCGTTGCGTCCCGTAAGCGCGAGCGACGCACCAAGCTTGGCGAAATAGATGGCCGTACCCTCACCGATGCCGGAAGATGCCCCGGTAATCAGCACCACTTTGCCGGTAAATTCCATTCCTCAAAAGGCACACTGGGAAACGGGAAAGCGAACGAAGCGTCTGCGAAGGGCGGGAATGATTTAATTATCTATTCGTCGCGCGATAATTGGCTTTAAGTACTTACAATTGGTCTTTTATCTACGGGCAACGAGTGTCGACCGCTTCTTATCTTTCCCGATTGGTGGAATTTTGTTCTTCCAGCAACTGTCAACCGTGTGGGACAGTTTTCAACTCGGCAGTATAAACGCCTACCCGCTGTTTGCCGGCATGCAACAGGCGACCTGTCAAAGTagggttgtgtttgttttggtttttttttcgcaccaAAAGCGGTTCCTTATTGCTCCGCGGAGACTAAAAACAGTAAATTTACGATGAATTTCATTCTTCCCGGTGCCAACGTGAAAAGTATGTAGTTAAACACACTCCGGAGTTCCGTTTGTGCCACACGATACTAATGTGCTCGTTTCAGTGTTGGCCCGTGCCGTGAACTGTTTTTCCAAAATCGGAAACGAGCTGTTCTTCGAGGCCACCCCGGATGGGCTCGATTTGAAAACGATCAACTCTACCAACACGGCGTACGCGGTCGTTCAGTTTCGGCGCGACTTTTTCATCAGCTTCCAGCAGGGCAGCTCGGACACGCCCGACGAGAACTGCTGTAAGATATCGGTGAAACCGATTCTCAAGATATTCAAGAGCCTTGCTACGGTACGGATTCGGCTGTTGCCTTAGTTACGTTGTTACCTCACTGATACGGTATTGCTCTTCCACCCTCCCTTCTAGATCCAAACGTGCAAAATCTGGCTCGAAGTCAACCAATCCAAAATCATATTCCAATTCCGGTGCAAGTCGGACGTGCTGAAGACGCACAAAATATACCTCCTAGAAAGCGAACACATCAATTCGCTCAATCTGTCCCAAACGTTTCCGAGCGAAATCGTGGGCAACCACAAAGTGTTTACCAACATTCTGGTGCATCTGTACCACTCGGTCGATGAGATTTCGTTCGATTTGAACGACAGCAAGACGATAGTTTCCAACTACGTAGACAACGATCAGTCCGATCGCTCCACGCTGCGATCGACGCTTTCGATCGATTCGTCTGCCTTTCAAACGTACCAGCTGTCCAGCAAGGCAAACCTTATCTTCTGCTACAAAGAGTTCAAAGCCGTCACCATGTTCGCGGCCCTGAACAAGCTAAACATACGGATGAGCTTCTCCGGGCCCGGATCACCCTTGATGTTGGAGATGAGTAAAGGGGAGATCGTGCACGCCAAGTTCATCATGGGTACGATGAAACCTTCCGCCCAGCTGAACAGTAGACGAGCGAACCGCCGAAAAGCACTCGATCGAAGCGTTCCCAACCGTTCCGTCGGAATGGACAGTGAAGGAATCCACACGTACTTTACCGAAGACATCACGAGCAACGGCAACACGGAAGCAGCGTCGGAACTCGTCACTCAAAAAGGCATCTCACAGGCTACTCCTGCACCTCCTGCTGGTAGTAAAACTGCCCGGGATGCAATGAACTCCAGCCTTCAAGCTTTACGCAACGAATCCGATTGTAATGCAGTTCGAAACGAACGTTCGCATCGACCGGAGGAAGCAAACTCGGTCCGGCAACGATCGGGCACGGTCGCATCCAGCGCAAGTGAAGCCCACGCTTCGGAGGCCATGTTTGGCGAGAAGAATACGGAAAATCTTCCCTTCCTGGAGGGATTAAACTTTCGCCAGCCGACCGTTAACAGGCTCGACTCGATTCCAACCATGACGACGGACGATTCGTTCACGCTGAACGGCATCAACGACCACCAACCGCAAGGACCGTCCGCCAGCAACCTTACTGCGGTACGCAGCAGCGATACAATGTTTTCCCGAAAACGACCGCAAAATGCAAGCTCGCCCGGGCACGAAAAGCCCCCGGAAGACAGTGTCCCCGAGTCACCGAATGTGATCGAGGAGCGGAAACGGAAGCAGGCCAAACTACGACACATCTTCCGACGATGCTTCGAGCCAACGTTTAATCCTGCCTTTCAGCTGGGCTGTAGCCAAATCTATGCTCCGAATTCCGATTCGGAGGAGGAAGCGGGTGCGTGACCGCGATGATGGTCGGACCGTTTTTTTCGGACACCTACAAgctacagcacacacacacacacactcgaacgCATCGGGGCATCGTTATGATTTTTTACAATCTCGTCcgtatttttgtttcctctttATTGTCCTTTTCGTACTGTTCTAGATTGAGCGATGTCGCGCGGCTATCACTGTCTTTTTACTCGCAAAAAAAGTTCCAGTAGTAGTAGGTGCGgttgttgtagtagtagtagtagtaaggtCGGTTGTCCTGATTGTACACAACGAGTacgaataaattaaataaataaataatttaaataaataaataaattatcttaAAACTCCTAGTCAGTTGTTCTCTgctctgtgtgagtgtgtttgcttctccgtccgtccgtcggcTGTTGTTCGTGACGGTGCTACTATCCTGGCATGTGACAGTGCAGTGCTGCCGGCATCCTCGCATTCATTCAGGATGGATCGATGACggttgtggtggtgtttgCACGGCGCTGGCACACACCCGGGGAAagtcatcgtttttttcttcttcctatccTTCTCTCCCTACTCTTgtattctttttctctctctctctgtctatcTCGCCTAAGCTTCCACCTCCTTCAACGAGGTGGACACACGGACATCACGGGTTCGCATCGGAGTTTGTCGGGTATTTTGCTGTGGGTTCAGAGGTAGTACGCGCCGGGCCTGTTGGGCCTCCCCAGAAGGAGAGGAGGCAGAGAGAGAAGGGAGTTCTGGCTGGGAAGAGGATCGTACGATCGTGACCGTCGATCTTCTTTACAGTTTGGTTTTGAGCCCCACAAGTTCTGCTAGAGTGTGGAGCCTTTGCTTCCTTCCCTTGCTTCTCCCCGCCCGCGCTTATCACCTCACCCACGATCTCAGTCATCTTTGTGTTTctacgtgtttgtgtgtgatgatAATGGGTGcggtgtgtacgtgtgtacgTGTAAGTCGTTCTTCCTTGGCTTGGTTGACGATTGCGTCGTCAGGTAAGGAGGAGGGGGAGAGGTGGGAGGTGGTGGAGGGAAGGCTGGGGAGCGTGGTGGCGGGAAGGGTGGCTGATGGGCCCGGAGCACCCGGCTCCACTCACACATCCGACTCGGCAATATCCTCCACGGCGCTCTCGTCGATCAGCTCGtcgctgtcgtcgtcgtcatcgtcgtcatcgtcgtcttcCGCGTCGTCGTCCGCGGCGACACCGCCCGCCGTCTGCTGGTCCTCCTTCTGGCCGGTCGTGGCAGCTGCGGCGGCGGCAACCGGCGCCTCCTCGctgtcatcgtcatcgtcgtcatcgtcgtcgtcatcgtcatcgtcgccgACCAGGGCGGACAGGTAGTCGTCATCGTCTCCGGTCGCCGGTTTCTTCTCCGGTTTCGTCACGGTTACGGGCTGAGCTGGAGCGTTCGCAACAACGTCAACTTTATTGTTATTCGTGTTTTGAGTTTGTACCTTTTCTGGCGAGTCCTCCTCgtactcctcctcctcctcgtcctcctcgacgGCCGGCTCGGTTGCGCTGTCGCCCGTGCCCTGGTTGGCGAGCGTTTCGGCAATCTTGTTCACCTCGCTGTTGACGTCCAGCTCCTCGGCCGGCTTCTTCACCGCGCTGCTGTCCACCTCGTTCTGGGCGGCGGCCGCATCGGCCAGATCCAGCAGGGCCTGCGTGTTCTGGGCCGCgaccttcttcttcgtcttcttggCGGCGGCCGGTGCGGCAGCGGCAACCTGGGCCACCGGTTCGGCGGCGGCCTGAGCGACGGGCTGGGCGACGGCGGCCGCGGCCTGGACGGCGGGCTGTACGGCGGCCACTGGCGTatcctcatcgtcgtcatcatcatcgtcgtcgtcgtcatcgtcgtcatcgtcgtcgaacGCGCCTAGTAGGTCATCACCAAAAAAAGACAgcgcatcatcatcctcatcatcgtcatcatcgtcatcgtcgtcctcaGCAGCCGCCGCAGCCGCCGGTGCCACCTGGTTGGCCGTCTGCTTCTGTTGGTCAACAACCGCCGCCGGGGCTACCGGTGCCGccacctcatcatcatcgtcatcatcatcatcgtcgtcatcgtcgtcgatcTCGTCCTCGACCGATCCTGTACGAACGTGCCCAAATTCATCAGTGGCGGAATTGATCGATCAAAGCGATCCGATGCACTTACCGATGATGtcctcctcatcatcatcatcgtcatccgcgtcgtcatcatcgtcctcagccgattcgtcgtcgtcgcctagatcgaactcatcggaatcgtcatcatcgtcgtcatcatcatcaccgccgGCAGCCGGGACTACGGGAGCAACTCCGCCATCTACCGGTGCTGCAGCCGCAGCCAGATCTTCTGCCGCCTGTCGCGAGATGAGCGTTCCTTTGTGTGCATTTCGACCTTCTAAAGGAACAGGAAACAGGAGAAAAAGAACAACCAATAATGAAGTTAAGTCACAAACGGTCACAACCGCGTCTCGTACAACTTACCATCCTTGACCGGTTTGGAGGCGGCAAATGCGATAATGATCAGAATTAGTAATAGCTCCAACAGGAATGTGACTTTCATTTTTATATGTTCTGAAAAAGGGACaacgaaaaacaagaaacgaaaaacgaagGATCGTATTAGTGATGATGCTTAGCAACGGGTACTACTTCTTCTGGGTCGACTACTTTGGCAAAGCCTACTGGtgttgctgccgctgctgttgctatgTCTTGCGTGAACGCAGCTGAACTCAATTCCGCAAACTTTCTTTTGCGTGAAACCGCCACAAACGGTGTTTCTGGGTGAGCGCGCGGCACTGACTGTTGGTATGCTAATTATTCATTCATCATAAAgccccctcctcctcctcctcctcctctctcACAACACTCCCTCTCCATCCGCCACAAAACCGTTCCGTACTGTTTCATCTTGCAGTGGGAGAAAGGTTGCGTACGACGGTCCCTTCTCCTTGACCGTGGACCCGCgagcgtgtctgtgtgtggtcATCAGCTCCCATCGGGTTAGGTTCGATGGTTCAACGACCGTCAAGAGCGTCATCATTAATCGACTGCCGGGTTTGGCTGGTGGAGACGAGATTTTCTCCTCAGCATCAAAAACTACCTCCAGCAGCAGGTTGGTTGCTTGCTGAAAGTGAACTTTCTTTTTCACCGTCTCTCGAAgatacttttttttcggtcaACAAGGAAAGAATGTTTTCTTGCAGCCTTTAGCTTTGTTGGTCCTTTCGCTCACCTCACTGCCGAAATGTGGGTGAGAATCACAAAAGCATAAACCTGTTTCCGCCGTTTTGATTGCGCCCATAAATGCGCCATTCGTTCTGTGCTGCCTTCGCCCTTCTCTCGATAGGAAAtctgaataaaatattgatgtCCATTATGCTGTTATTTTCCGACGGATTATTAGCAGTGGGACTCTTaaacgagcgagagagagagcctcTTCATTCGTGAGGTTCCATTGCTTTCGACGATCGCACGAAGCACAATGCGTGGCTGACGTTTCTAAAGGTTTGTTCAACCTGTGGCGAGCAGCATTTGAAGAAATGGAAAGTTCAAACAGGTTACCACGATTATAGTTCAATCAACTTTCTCCACAGTCAACCGCAGCACCGAATCGAAATGTTCGAGACCTTGTGCGTGTGGTCAAAGCCccatccgaaaaaaaacaacagggGCATAAAACAAGATTATCAAAATAGAAGGCAAACCTAATCTAACCGGTCGGTGGTCGATTCcttccccccctccctcccccccaaaaaaagcgtTCCGTCCTCCTTCCCGAACCATCTTTTCTCAGCAACTTTCGCCGCCGGTTGTTTCCTCTCCCAGCacaattctctctcgttcttcATCTACCAATCTTGATCgaggaaaaacaacatcatcccccccccccccgctgtGTACAGAGACGATGATCTTGAATTGATCGTGCAAACAGAAATCAAAGGAGGATACAAAATTGGAGATAGAAACTCATCATCACCAATAGCaggatcgctcggcctgcccCGATCGATCGCTCGCAGAAGGAACAgtagctgttgctgctcttAGCAATGGCCTACTTCGATCTAGCTCGGGGTGTACGGGAGGAAGCCTCATCTCCATATTTAAATTTACCCCCCAGGCCACCTAATTGGAATCGCTCGGCCCGGTTCGGAGGAAAGTATGCTAATCGCTTCAATTGCCAGTGATTAGGCCCGCGGAAAGGCCCGGATGCTTTTTCCCGGACGGACAACGCAGAGAGCTCTAAATGCGATGCCCGTTGCGCCGTGGATCGAGGTTAATACTATTCGCCAACATGATTTACAAATAACCTTGAGCGGTTGTTTACGCTGGACACTAATTAAGTGAGGCAGAAttatgttaatttattttcccccaaaaaaatgCAGAACAGAAAATCCTACTTTAACGACTTCGAATACGGCCGAAATGAAGCTTCCGCGGCGAAACAAACGAAAGACCCGTCAACCGTCACCggacaagcgacgaacccggtCTTATCAACGATATTACACGGGATTTTCACTTTTATACCAATGATGAGCGTACCTCGGCCGCGTGTCCGGGCCGACCTTAAGacaagtgtgtatgtgcgtgcccgtgtgtgtgtgtgcgcgcgtattttcttaaataaaaggcacacacgcacgtaggCGCGGTTTCTCTTTCGGAGGGAGATGAGCTCATTGAAAAGGCTCGCGGGCGC from Anopheles stephensi strain Indian chromosome 2, UCI_ANSTEP_V1.0, whole genome shotgun sequence includes the following:
- the LOC118507593 gene encoding 3-oxoacyl-[acyl-carrier-protein] reductase FabG-like, which codes for MEFTGKVVLITGASSGIGEGTAIYFAKLGASLALTGRNEANLKKVGDACEEASKNKPLLIVADVTKEEDNKRVLDEIVAKYGKLDVLVNNAGILGNGSIENTSLQQYDELMNTNVRGVYHLTMLAVPLLIATKGNIVNLSSVAGNRSFPGILAYSMSKAAIDQFTRCTALELAPKQVRVNAVNPGVIITDIHKRGGMDEEAYAAFLKKCEQTHALGRPGVAEEVASTIAFLASDKASFITGVTLNVDGGRHAMCPR
- the LOC118507582 gene encoding coiled-coil domain-containing protein 1-like, whose amino-acid sequence is MKVTFLLELLLILIIIAFAASKPVKDEGRNAHKGTLISRQAAEDLAAAAAPVDGGVAPVVPAAGGDDDDDDDDDSDEFDLGDDDESAEDDDDDADDDDDDEEDIIGSVEDEIDDDDDDDDDDDDDEVAAPVAPAAVVDQQKQTANQVAPAAAAAAEDDDDDDDDDEDDDALSFFGDDLLGAFDDDDDDDDDDDDDDDDEDTPVAAVQPAVQAAAAVAQPVAQAAAEPVAQVAAAAPAAAKKTKKKVAAQNTQALLDLADAAAAQNEVDSSAVKKPAEELDVNSEVNKIAETLANQGTGDSATEPAVEEDEEEEEYEEDSPEKVQTQNTNNNKVDVVANAPAQPVTVTKPEKKPATGDDDDYLSALVGDDDDDDDDDDDDDDSEEAPVAAAAAATTGQKEDQQTAGGVAADDDAEDDDDDDDDDDSDELIDESAVEDIAESDV
- the LOC118507581 gene encoding cell cycle checkpoint control protein RAD9A, with amino-acid sequence MNFILPGANVKMLARAVNCFSKIGNELFFEATPDGLDLKTINSTNTAYAVVQFRRDFFISFQQGSSDTPDENCCKISVKPILKIFKSLATIQTCKIWLEVNQSKIIFQFRCKSDVLKTHKIYLLESEHINSLNLSQTFPSEIVGNHKVFTNILVHLYHSVDEISFDLNDSKTIVSNYVDNDQSDRSTLRSTLSIDSSAFQTYQLSSKANLIFCYKEFKAVTMFAALNKLNIRMSFSGPGSPLMLEMSKGEIVHAKFIMGTMKPSAQLNSRRANRRKALDRSVPNRSVGMDSEGIHTYFTEDITSNGNTEAASELVTQKGISQATPAPPAGSKTARDAMNSSLQALRNESDCNAVRNERSHRPEEANSVRQRSGTVASSASEAHASEAMFGEKNTENLPFLEGLNFRQPTVNRLDSIPTMTTDDSFTLNGINDHQPQGPSASNLTAVRSSDTMFSRKRPQNASSPGHEKPPEDSVPESPNVIEERKRKQAKLRHIFRRCFEPTFNPAFQLGCSQIYAPNSDSEEEAGA
- the LOC118507594 gene encoding 3-oxoacyl-[acyl-carrier-protein] reductase FabG-like: MNLAGKVVLITGASSGIGAAAALKFSQLGASLALSGRKVDNLNEVAKQCSGAPFVVAGDITKEADTERILKATIEKYGKLDVLVNNAGIIETGTIETTSLEQFDRVMNTNIRSVYHLTMLAVPHLIASKGNVVNVSSVNGIRSFPGVLAYNISKISVDQFTRCVALELAAKGVRVNCVNPGVTVTNLHKRGGMDEQTYAKFLEHSRNTHAMGRPGQASEVADAIVFLASDASSFITGASLPVDGGRHAMCPR